CACTTCCGTCTACTTGCCATGGatgatcatagaacattaagaacatttaaaacatttaggaCCACCATAGCTTCTACTCATGAGAACATAATAGATTATAACATATTGGAAACATTTACACGGAAATTATACCCATTTCATTTGAAACATAAATTTGAATCATAGACATTCGTTAAATAAACCACATTCGAAGTATCTTTGCAGGAGAGAATAAGGATAGAAATTGAAACAACGCTTGAGCATATCGGTATATAATAAATTATGTGTTTGAGGCGATCTAATATGATAAGAATTGGTACTTTGGGCAACCGTACTTGGAGTTCATAGTGATATCATGGAATCCGATTCTACAGAGGGAGTTTTGCCAACATACCTGATGAGcggtgattttaccatttattttagtttcttttctttactttttgtgTCCTTcaattataatatgaggttgtttatggtgtgtattgctagattttcaggtaaatgataTCATGAAGTGAGTTGAAGtcaattgaagtggaattgagcaaaaagTTAGTTAAAGAAGCACATATTCCTTTAGTGATTCCACATCTGAGGAACATTGTTCCCTTCCGCGAGTATAAGGCCGCATCAACGAAAAAGCCAATCCTCCACTGGAATCGCATCTGTGTCGGGTTATCCACAGCTAGGGAAGCGCTCCTGCGCAAAATAGTCCGCACATGCGCATGCGCTTCTGCGCCTCATGGTCTGCTTATGCAGAACTTCAATTGACTACTCACTATCGCTTTTGCGGGCTAGAATCTGCTTCTGCAGGTGCGGCCAATGGGCTTCAGACCTGGGCAACTTGGGCATTTCACATTTTCTccattccaaacccacaaatacacgaccaaGCTCATTTGTAACATATCTTTGGCcaatctttggcttattttcagtctcTTTACTTAGATCACAAGTTtaggagctagggttcttgcacacacacttggtcTTTAAGCTTTGAAGCtcttggttgagaatttcttacccatttctgttcatttcttcatttccttgatttgtattgagtatctAAGTATGTAGTATTtgttccaacacttgaatcttgtttatggtaATATTCATAGTTAAAGAGTGAATTAAATATGTAAGGCCCCAAAAAATTTCACCTATGCGTtaatgattgtagagattctttaAAAGTAATcaaaaagtcctattcggatgtgcgtcgcTGGGATTTGGTGTATAAAGAGGAtaattgggtgttcttgaaggtttcccccatgaagggtataatacggtttgtaagaaagggaaattgagtcagAGGTATGTCaaaccgtacagaatcattcagaggattggtcgggtggcttacaagcttgaattacttccagagatgtctttagtgcacacGGTGTTCCACGTATCCATGTTAAAGAAGGTGGTTGGGAATTTGTTGCTTATTGTTCCAGTTGAGGCTGTTGAGGTTAACGAGGAATTGACATATGAAGAAATTCAAGTTGCTATTCTTAATAGGAAAGTCCGTaagctgagaaataaagaaattgcctccgtgaaagtactatggcggaaccaccaggttgaagaggccacctgggaggccgtggaagaaatgaagaagaaataccctcatttgttttaatagccatgtatttataaagttgtgttctatgaaaatgctaagagtttaccttctatgaattatgtatcatttgtacaaccTATGTTAAGGATACTCACTCTTGGTGATGCAATGTTTATGGCGTTGTTGCTAGTGTTGTTTCCATATTATTTTACAACGTTGTATTGTGtttgtgttgttaggattggattatgggattctctgacaggtggatagccccagttacaagggagactctgccgaaaattttggaaattcggggagttagtcaaaagtctggaactgttggtgtgtgttatagcagttgagtcacattggtttctaatggcagattttggccctcattcgaagacgaatgatcttaagcgggggatGATGTTAGGACCCAAAATATTTCACCTAATACCCGGGGTTTTTGTGatgccgaggtagacttatgagttgatgattgtagagattcttaaAAActcgtcaaaagtcctattcggatgtgcatcgcagggatttggagtttaaagaggatgattgggtgttcttgaatgtttcccccattaagggtataatgcggtttggtaagaaagggaagttgagtccgaggtatgtctgACCGTACAGAATCACTCAGAGAATTGGTCGGGTGGCTTAGTAgcttgaactacctccagagatgtctatAGTGTACCCAGTGTTccacgtatccatgttgaagaaggtggttggagatctgtcgcttattgttccagttgaggctattgaggttaacgaggaattgacttatgaagaaattctatttgctattcttgataggaaAGTCTGTAAGTTGAGAAATTAAGAAATTGCTTCCGTGAAAGTAATATGGCagaaccagcaggttgaagaggccacctgggaggctgtagaagaaatgaagaagaaataccctcatttgttttaaaatccatgtatttataaagttgtgttctatgaaaatgctaagagtttaccttctattaattatgtatcatttgtacagccTATGTTAAGGATACTCACTCTTGGTGATGCAATGTTTATGGCGTTGTTGCTGGTGTTGTTTCCATATTGTTTTACAACGTTGTGTTGTGgttgtgttgttaggattggatTCTGGGATTCACTGACAGGTGGATAGCCCCATATACAAGGGAAACACtgcagaaaattttgaaaatttggggagttagtcaaaagtctggaactgttggtgtgtgttatagcagttgagtcacattggtttctaatggAGGATTTTGGCCcttattcgaggatgaatgatcttaagcgggggaggatgttaGGACCTGAAATATTTCACCTAATACCCGGGGTTTCATTATCCCGAGGTAGACATATgagttgatgattgtagagattcttaaAAActcgtcaaaagtcctattcggatgtgcgtcgcagggatttggagtttaaagaggatgattgggtgttcttgaaggttccccccatgaagggtataatgcggtttggtaagaaagggaagttgagtccgaggtatgtctgATCGTACAAAATCACTCAGAGGATTGGTCGGGTGgtttacaagcttgaactacctccagagatatTTGTAGTGCACCCAGTGTTccacgtatccatgttgaagaaggtggttggagatctgtCGCTCATTGTTCAAATTGAGGCTATTGAGTTTAACGAGGAATTGACTTTTGAAGAAATTTTaattgctattcttgataggaaAGTCCGTAAggtgagaaataaagaaattgcctccgtgaaagtactatggcggaaccagcaggttgaagaggccatcTGGGAGGCcgtggaagaaatgaagaagaaataccctcatttgttttaatatccatgtatttataaagttgtgttctatgaaaatgctaagagtttaccttctatgaattatgtatcatttataCAGCATATGTTAAGGATACTCACTCTTGGTGATGCAATGTTTATGGCGTTGTTGCTGGTGTTGTTTCCATATTGTTTTACAacgttatgttgtggttgtgttgttaggattggattctgggattctctgactgGTGGATAGCCCCAGTTACAAGGGAAACACtgccgaaaattttaaaaatttgggGCTTTAGCCAAAAGTCTAGAACTGTTGGTGTGTGTCATAGCAGTTGAGTCACATTAGTTTCTAATGGAGGATTTttgccctcattcgaggatgaatgatcttaagcggggaaGGATGTTAGGACCCAAAATATTTCACCTATTACCCGGGGTTTCGTCATGGCGAGGTACACATATgagttgatgattgtagagattcttaaAAActcgtcaaaagtcctattcggatgtgcgtcgcagggatttggagtttaaaggggatgattgggtgttcttgaaggttccccccatgaagggtataatgcggtttggtaagaaagggaagttgagtccgaggtatgtctgACCGTACAAAATCACTCAGAGGATTGGTCGGGTGGCTTACAAGCatgaactacctccagagatgtctgtAGTGCACCCAGTGTTCCAcatatccatgttgaagaaggtggttggagatctgtCGTTCATTGTTCAAATTGAGGCTATTGAGTTTAACGAGGAATTGACTTTTGAAGAAATTTtagttgctattcttgataggaaAGTCCGTAAggtgagaaataaagaaattgcctctgtgaaagtactatggcggaaccagcaggttgaagaggccatcTGGGAGGCcgtggaagaaatgaagaagaaataccctcatttgttttaatatccatgtatttataaagttgtgttctatgaaaatgctaagagtttaccttctatgaattatgtatcatttgtacagcaTATGTTAAGGATACTCACTCTTGGTGATGCAATGTTTATGGCATTGTTGCTGGTGTTGTTTCCATATTGTTTTACAATGTTGTGTTGTGGTTGTGTTGTTAGAATTGgattctgggattctctgacaggtggatagccccagttacaagggaaacactgccgaaaattttaaaaatttggggagttagccaAAAGTCTGGAACTGTTGGTGTGTGTTATAGTAGTTGagtcacattggtttctaatggaggattttggccctcattcgaggatgaatgatcttaagcgggggaggatgttaGGACCCGAAATATTTCACCTAATACCCAGGGTTTCGTTatgccgaggtagacttatgagttgatgattgtagagattcttaaAAACTCGTCAAATGTGctattcggatgtgcgtcgcagggatttggagtttaaagaggatgattgggtgttcttgaaggtttcccccatgaagggtataatgcggtttggtaggaaagggaagttgagtccgaggtatgtctgACCGTACAAATCACTCAGAGGATTGGtcgggtggcttacaagcttgaactacctccagagatgtctgtAGTGTACCCAGTGTTccacgtatccatgttgaagatggtggttggAGATCTGTCGCTTATTGTTCCAATTGAGGCTATTGAGGTTAACGAGGAATTGACTTTTGAAGAAATTTtagttgctattcttgataggaaAGTCCGTAAGCTGAGAAATTAAGAAATTGCTTCCGTGAAAGTACTATGGCGGAACCGGCAGGTTGAATAGGCCACCTGAAAGGAcgtggaagaaatgaagaagaaataccctcATTTCTTTTAAtatccatgtatttataaagttgtgttctatgaaaatgctaagagtttaccttctatgaattatgtatcatttgtacagcaTATGTTAAGGATACTCACTCTTGGTGATGCAATGTTTATGGCGTTGTTGCTGGTGTTGTTTCCATATTGTTTTATAACGTTGTGTTGTGgttgtgttgttaggattggattctgggattctctgacaggtggatagccccagttacaagggaaacactgccgaaaattttgaaaatttggggagttagtcaaaagtcTAGAACGGTTGGTGTGTGTTATAGCAGTTGAGTCACATTGGTTTCTAGTGGAGGATTttggccctcattcgaggatgaattaagcgggggaggatgttaGGACCCGAAATATTTCTCCTAATATCCGGGGTTTTGTTatgccgaggtagacttatgagttgatgattgtagagattcttaaAAActcgtcaaaagtcctattcggatgttcgtcgcagggatttggagtttaaagaggatgattgggtgttcttgaaggttacccccatgaagggtataatgcggtttggtaagaaagggaagttgagtccgaggtatgtctgACCGTACAAAATCACTCAGAGGATTGGTCGGGTAgcttacaagcttgaactacctccagagatgtctgtAGTGCACCCAGTGTTccacgtatccatgttgaagaaggtggttggagatctgtCGCTTATTGTTCCAATTGAGGCTATTGAGGTTAACGAGGAATtcacttatgaagaaattctatttgctattcttgataggaaAGTCCGTAAGCTGTGAAATTAAGAAATTGCTTCCGTGAAAGTACTATGGcggaaccagcaggttgaagaggccacctgggaggccgtggaagaaatgaagagaaataccctcatttgttttaatatccatgtatttataaatttgtgttctatgaaaatgctaagagtttacTTTcaatgaattatgtatcatttgtacagcaTATGTTAAGGATACTCACACTTGGTGATGCAATGTTTATGGCGTTGTTGCTGGTGTTGTTTCCATATTTTTTTACAATGTTGTGTTGTGGTTGTGTTGTTAGGATTTGATTCTGgaattctctgacaggtggatagccctagttacaagggaaacactgccgaaaattttgaaaatttggggaattagtcaaaagtctggaactgttggtgtgtgttatagcagttgggtcacattggtttctaatggAGGATTTTGGCcctcattcaaggatgaatgatcttaagcgggggaggatgttaGGACCCGAAATATTTCACCTAATACCCAGGGTTTCGTTATGCCGAGGTAGACTTACgagttgatgattgtagagattcttaaAAActcgtcaaaagtcctattcggatgtgcgtcgcGGGGATTTGGAGTTTAAAAaggatgattgggtgttcttgaaggtttcccccaagaagggtataatgcggtttggtaagaaagggaagttgagtccgaggtatgtctcACCGTACAAAATCACTCAGAGGATTGGtcgggtggcttacaagcttgaactacctccagagatgtctgtAGTGCACCAAATGTTccacgtatccatgttgaagaaggtggttggagatctgtCGCTTATtgttctaattgaggctattgaggttaacggggaattgacttatgaagaaattctagttgctattcttgataggaaAGTCCGTAagatgagaaataaagaaattgcctccgtgaaagtactaTGGCAGAACCGGCAGGTTGAAGAGGCCGCCTGGGAGGCcgtggaagaaatgaagaagaaataccctTATTTGTTTTAacagccatgtatttataaagttgtgttctatgaaaatgctaagagtttaccttctattaattatgtatcatttgtacagccTATGTTAAGGATTCTCACTCTTGGTGATGCAATGTTTATGGCATTGTTTCCATATTGTTTTACATCattgtgttgttaggattggattttgggattctctgacaggtggataggcccagttacaggggagattcTGCCGAattttttggaaatttggggagttagtcaaaagtctggaactgttggtgtgtgttatagcagttgagtcacattggtttctaatggcggattttggccctcattcgaggacgaatgatcttaagcggggggAGGATGTTAGGACCCGAAATATTTCACCTAAAACAGAGGGTTTCGTGatgccgaggtagacttatgcATTGATGATTATAGAGATTCTTCAAAACTTGACAAAAGGTCGATTCGGATATgcgtcatagggatttggagtttaaaGAGGATGATTTGTTGTTCTTGAAGCTTTCCTCCATGAAGGTTATAATgcagtttggtaagaaagggaagttgagtccgaggtatgtctgACCGTACAGAATaattcagaggattggtcgggtggcttacaagctagaactacctccagagttgtctttagtgcacccggtgttccccgtatccatgttgaagaaggtggttggagattcaCGCTTATTGTTCCATTTTAGGCTATTGAGGTTAACGAAGAATTGACTtttgaagaaattccagttgctattcttgataggcaagtccgtaaGCTGAGAAATAATGAGATTCCCTATGTGAAAGTACTATGGTGGAACCAGCTGGTTggagaggccacttgggaggctaaggaagaaatgaagaagaaataccctcatttgtttgaatagccatgtatttataaagttgtgttctatgtaAACAttaagagtttaccttctatgaattatgtatcatttgtacagccTATATTAAGGATACTCCCTCGTGGTGATGCAATGTTTATGTCGTTATTGCCGGTGTTGATTCCATATTGTTTTACATCATTGTGTTGTGgttgtgttgttaggattggatTTTGGGATTCTGTGACTGGTGGATAGGCCCAGTAACAGGGGAGACTCTACcgaaaagtttggaaatttgcgGAGTTAGTCAAAAGTCTGGAACTGTTGGTGTGTGTTATAGCAGCTGAATCACATTTCTTTCTAATGGCGGATTttggccctcattcgaggacggatGATCttaagaggaggaggatgtaaggacccgaaaaatttcacctaaaacccggggtttcgtgataTCGAGGTATACTTATgcgttgatgattgtagagattcttcaaAAGTCATCAAAAGTCTTATTCGGATGTGTGTTGCTGGGATTTAGAGTTTAAAGAGGATGATTTGGTGTTCATAAAGGTtaccccatgaagggtataatgcggtttggtaagaaagggaagttgtgtctgaggtatgtcggaccgtacaaaatcatttagAGGATTGGACGGGCggcttacaagcttgaactacctccagagatgtccttACTGTACATGGTGTTccacgtatccatgttgaagaaggtagtttgAGATCCATCGCTTATTGTTCCAGTTGAGGCCAATGAGGTTAgcaaggaattgacttatgaagaaattactgttgctattcttgataggcaagtacgtaagctaagaaataaagaaattgcttcgtgaaagtactatggcggaaccagcaggttgaagaggccaccttggaggccgaggaagatatgaagaagaaatatcctcatttgtttgaataaccaagtatttataaagttgtgttctttGAAAACGctaagagtttaccttctatgatttatgtatcatttgtacagtctATGTTAAGGATACTCCCTCTTGGTGATGCAATATTTATGGCGTTGTTGCCGGTGTTGTTTCCATATTGTTttactgtaaggccccgtaaacgtTTTCCTAGAAACCCGGGTTCCATGATGCAAAAGTAGGAAAAAGcttatagggccagaccttgtacatcagactatgaaaaaagttaagatcataaaggagtGGTTAAAAACTACTCGGAGTCATCAAAAATCTTATTCGGATGTACGTCGCacagacttagagttcaaagaagatggtTGGGTATTCGTGAAGGTTTCCCCCAAGAATggtattatgcggtttgggaagaaaggaaattgagtacgaggtatgtcgggccatcCAATATCATCCAGAGGATCGGTCGGGTGGCGTACAAACTTGAGCTATCACCCGAGATGttattagtgcacccggtattccatgtgtctatgttgaagaatgtAGTTGgggatccgtcagctattgtgccggttgagaccattgaggttaatgaataATTGttatatgaagagattccagttgccattcttgattagacaagtctgaaagttgaggaataaagaaattgcctctgtgaaagtgttatggggaaactaacaggttgaagaggccacatgGGAGGCCGAGgtggaaatgaagaagaagtatccttacttggttgaatagctgtgtaatcctttcttttatAGACATGTCACCTATAAATTTTGTATAGTTAATGTAAATGTGTTTCTTTTGATTATAAGTTTTTTACATGagttatgttatgtaattggtttatgaatatgttttaaggatgtgtttttggggctctttgacaggtggataggcctagttacaaaagTGGCGAAAGTTTAGGAGATTTGGGGAGTTAGTTAattttggggttgctggtgtaggGTATGAATAACTGAGTTGTataagatgctaatagtgaaccatgaccctcattcgaggatgaatgatcttaagtggggaaggatgtaaggccccgtaaactttttcctaaaaacccgtgTTCCGTGATGCAAAAGTAGGCGTAGGTtaattatagtagaaattcttcgtggcAAGCTTGCAAGCCGCATTTTGGACTTTTTAGATTGAACAGTGCattgggagttgaaggaaaatgttgggcaaaagtaTGCATTTCTGTGGCCCATTCTGCGGCTGCATAACCACTGTGTGGACCGCAGACTGGccgcagagtggggcagatttctagggcattttttatgcccaatttcgtggccattatgcgaccgtataaccgtttcgcgggccacattcttgtcgcatatcctgccttgggatttttcggagggaggttctgcggtgcactacgcgaccgcataaccgttctgcggtgcattatgcgaccgtagaacaggtgtgcgggccgcatagtgaccgcagacaagATCAGTTCCTTTCCAGTTCTGGCACCCATTTTTgcggatatgcggtcgcatatgagacAACAGAACCTGTTCCGTagtttcatttttggggtttttaaaccctaccctattccgttaaaacacaccccatagaccattttgaacACAATTCTGATATCCTTAGAGTGGGGGAGAAACCTTCAATCATTATACATCAATTCTTGCTccatcattgaggattaacaaaggaagtctttaccctaaaggtaagaatctatatcctagctctcaatttcaaaatttttcaaaaatgggGTAATTAGGAATGCAATTATTGGttgtgggggttgttgtctttgcatgcatgtgttgcTATGGTATGTGGGAAGACTgcgagctaaaaatgatagagaatgagTTGTGGaaagatggaatcttccacaaaatggggcttaaaacattgatgcacacctggtgtttgataatatgctcaaatgagctaaaaccacgttcatcttcctaattttggttcaattttgttatattgctaaaatagattgaagttgctaatagtcCGGAACATcatagagttttaagaggctcaattgaggtatgttggctaaacccccttcttcttagaatcgaaccccacaatattcatgtaattggagtaagcccttgatcattatagaattggcgatttttatgtgtttgtgttgaaggatgtatgttcaatatttattctaaatgcttcatcatgttatatTGTTAtgtgaggatgtgttcaaaatgtggaatatgtgctagaaaagttaagacttcatgtcaagatcaaaataaaggttgttatgacAAACTGTATGAAAAGCctatatgtgcctaag
This sequence is a window from Nicotiana tomentosiformis chromosome 5, ASM39032v3, whole genome shotgun sequence. Protein-coding genes within it:
- the LOC138892443 gene encoding uncharacterized protein — encoded protein: MRFGKKGKLSPRYVSPYKITQRIGRVAYKLELPPEMSVVHQMFHVSMLKKVVGDLSLIVLIEAIEVNGELTYEEILVAILDRKVRKMRNKEIASVKVLWQNRQVEEAAWEAVEEMKKKYPYLF